The genomic DNA NNNNNNNNNNNNNNNNNNNNNNNNNNNNNNNNNNNNNNNNNNNNNNNNNNNNNNNNNNNNNNNNNNNNNNNNNNNNNNNNNNNNNNNNNNNNNNNNNNNNNNNNNNNNNNNNNNNNNNNNNNNNNNNNNNNNNNNNNNNNNNNNNNNNNNNNNNNNNNNNNNNNNNNNNNNNNNNNNNNNNNNNNNNNNNNNNNNNNNNNNNNNNNNNNNNNNNNNNNNNNNNNNNNNNNNNNNNNNNNNNNNNNNNNNNNNNNNNNNNNNNNNNNNNNNNNNNNNNNNNNNNNNNNNNNNNNNNNNNNNNNNNNNNNNNNNNNNNNNNNNNNNNNNNNNNNNNNNNNNNNNNNNNNNNNNNNNNNNNNCTAGATTCTCCTAACGGTCCCTTTAGTTAGTAGTGTTTGAATTATCGGATCCGATATAAGATAGAATCGGCTATTATTTCGGTTCCGTAGAAAATAAACCGATCAATAACCGGAAATTAGAAAACATCATGTAAAACCATAATTTACATGTGAAgcgcttcttcgtcttctcaaatCTGGTGGGCAAAGAGAGCTCCTCAGTCCAGAGAAATCTGAGACAGAGAGAAATCTGATGCAGTCGAAGGGTAGGCTTCACAACCGCAGATCGAGGAGCTTCTCTAGATCCAGACGCGCCATCGAAGGATCATAGCCATAGTTTCTTAGTTCTCGATtcatagagaaacaaaaaaaaaaaatcatctttttcttgtttccttctgTGTTCTCACTGGAAAATGGCTGCGTATGGTGAGTTAATCTGGTCTGAATCACGATGAGACTGTGCACGATTTAAAAATtgagactttttttgtttttcttttgtttttcccgTAAAGTATCTGTTTTGATATTGGGTCAgcatttatttgattatttggtaatcgtttcttgattttgggtttgtttATTTTACGCTTGAAGGTGAGGAACGTGAAATCCAAAAGAATTACTGGAAAGTGCACTCTGTAGGATTGAGTGTTGAGGCCATGATGCTTGATTCCAAAGCTGCTGACCTCGACAAAGAAGAACGACCTGAGGTATATATCTCGACTCCCCCACCTTTAAGTCTATACAGATTACGAGTCTCATTATGCCTTGAGATGGATCAGATAGATAAATCACATAGCTTTAGGCAGTTTCTCACTTCTTTGCTCTTCCTTTACCATGTGAAGAAAGCTGTTATATAAACCGTGTTGtgtttatcctttttttttactgtgtCCTCATGGACTTATGAGAGAAAGCTTCTAAGGCTTAAACTGTGTGTGCTTGTGTCAAGATACTTTCGCTTCTACCACCCATTGAAGGGAAAACAGTGCTAGAGTTTGGTGCTGGTATTGGTCGTTTCACTACTGAATTAGCTCAGAAGGCTGGCCAGCTCATTGCTGTTGACTTCATTGAAAGTGTTATTAAAAAGGTTAGATCACCCCCGTCCCTGTTCTTTCAAGCTACTTATACTACTGAGTTTTGTTCGATTTTTCCCTCATGAGAGTCTTCTTATCTGCAGAATAAGAACATTAACGGGCACTACAGGAACGTCAAGTTTATGTGCGCTGATGTCACATCCCCGGATATGAAATTTCCAAATGACTCTATGGATCTTATATTCTCCAACTGGCTGCTAATGTATCTCTCTGATAAAGAGGTAACCATTTACCTTATTAGTGAGGGAAccagtttagagtttagacagTACACACTTAAGAGTAACCGCGAAAGTAACGCATAGAAATACATGTTGGGACTACTATTACAGTATTATGTACAACAATGACCGGAAACCAGTAGTTTTTAATGTTACTTGGCatatcaaatgaaaaaaattggaCCATAAAGTATCTTAAGCTTCACTCAGTTATGCGCCATGTGCTAGAGATATTAATCACCTGTCTATATTTTAACTTCACATATGAAGAGTGGTTTTAATCTTCAAACAGTCGGTCATTTATATCTCTTGACAAAGTTATTGTCTTTCATCAAATTGCAGGTTGAAGATTTGGCGAAAAAGATGTTACAATGGACAAAGGTTGGCGGGTATATTTTCTTTAGGGAGTCTTGCTTCCATCAGTCTGGTGATAACAAGCGCAAGTACAACCCAACACACTACCGTGAACCCAAATTTTACACAAAGGTGTGATTACATATATTTACCTCCATTCTTCTGTTTTCTGGACAATTATTTTTGAATTctggtgcatatatatatatatatatatacttttcagCTTTTCAAAGAATGCCATATGAATGACGATGCTGGGAATTCGTACGAGCTATCTTTGGTTAGCTGTAAATGTGTTGGAGCTTATGTGAGAAGCAAAAAGAACCAGAACCAGGTAAGAGGCCTCTTCATGTTTTAGCCACACACTTTGATAGTATCGATCGGATTCATGCTTAATACTTTCACAAAATTTCAGATATGCTGGCTTTGGCAGAAAGTCAGTTCAGATAATGATAGGGGCTTCCAACGCTTCTTGGACAATGTCCAGTACAAGTCTAGTGGTATCTTACGCTATGAGCGTGTCTTTGGGCAGGGGTTTGTGAGCACAGGGGGACTCGGTATGCTCTTTAGTCATTGAGCTCTATCAATTTTGCTGTACTTATGGTTCTGTATTTGAAGTTCAATGTTAAATCATTaacttttccatttttattgTATGCAAGTGAAGTATCTTTCCTTCTTATTATATactgttcttttgttttgaccTTTGATATAGAGACAACAAAGGAATTTGTGGATAAGCTGGATCTTAAACCAGGCCAGAAAGTTCTAGATGTTGGATGCGGAATCGGAGGAGGGGACTTCTACATGGCTGAGAACTTTGACGTGGATGTTGTGGGCATTGACCTATCAGTAAACATGATCTCTTTTGCGCTCGAACACGCAATAGGACTCAAATGCTCTGTAGAATTTGAAGTAGCTGATTGCACCAAGAAGGAGTATCCTGATAAGACCTTTGATGTTATTTACAGCAGAGACACCATTCTGCATATCCAAGTATTAACTTCCgcttcttttttcttacctTATGACTTCATTCTGTAGCTTTGTTCGCAaaaatctctttctcatttCGTTTCTCCATTTTGTAATCGCTGGTCTTACTCTTTAGGACAAGCCAGCGTTGTTCAGAACATTCTACAAATGGTTGAAGCCAGGAGGAAAAATTCTCATTACCGATTACTGCAGAAGCCCCAAAACCCCATCTCCAGACTTTGCAAACTACATCAAGCAACGAGGGTATGATCTTCATGATGTACAAACATACGGTCAGGTATACAGAGATTGAACCTGTCTCCTCTTCTACTTTAAAAAATCACCAAACTTAGTCGCCTGAACTTGCTTGGTTTGATAGATGCTGAAAGATGCTGGATTCGAGGAGGTAATCGCAGAGGACAGAACTGATCAGGTATGAAACGTTTCTCTACAATAAACTCTAAATACGTTCTGAAAAAGAACTTGAAACCAATTTGCTGTCTGCCTTGTCATCAGTTCGTGAAAGTACTGAAACGGGAACTGGACGCagtggagaaagagaaggatgaGTTCATCAGAGACTTCTCGAAAGAAGATTACGAGGATATTGTAGGAGGGTGGAACTCAAAGCTGCTCAGGAGCTCAAGTGGTGAGCAGAAGTGGGGTTTGTTCATCGCCAAGAGAAACTGATTCTGGCATTgtgttataattaaaaaaaacttaagttgaaaataaatttgGGTATGTGTATATCATCAAAACCCAGTTCCCCTGTTATTATCTCTTCAAGCTATATGTAGCTGTGAGCTTCCCTCCATTTTAAAGCCTATCCAGTTTGGTATTGTAATAcatgtgatattttaaaatcGGTTTGATCTAGTTTGCCATGGTAAAtcttgaactaaaaaaaaaaaaaaaaacagtgaacgAGAGTGGTAGTTTCGGGATCATCTTGAAGAACCCTAGTTAGAGAATGAGGTATCAGTTCTAGAGAAAGACaagattttttgaaatataaggAGATAATAAACCGAGACACtaaccttgtttctccccatggTTGGATGGGATATGGTCAATCACTCGTAACTTGTTGGCTACCACTTTCGGCTAAATTAGGCACGTCCTTATAAACAATTTACgggaaaaaaaactctatcTATTCTAGTTTGTCGATTCTTTTTGGTGGCGTCTACTGTTCTCTGTCAACCattttagtatgttttttttttcttctcccaaATAGAGAGCGGTTTGAGGGATAAAAGGATAAATTTCTATCGAAGCCG from Camelina sativa cultivar DH55 chromosome 7, Cs, whole genome shotgun sequence includes the following:
- the LOC104702057 gene encoding phosphoethanolamine N-methyltransferase 3-like, with translation MAAYGEEREIQKNYWKVHSVGLSVEAMMLDSKAADLDKEERPEILSLLPPIEGKTVLEFGAGIGRFTTELAQKAGQLIAVDFIESVIKKNKNINGHYRNVKFMCADVTSPDMKFPNDSMDLIFSNWLLMYLSDKEVEDLAKKMLQWTKVGGYIFFRESCFHQSGDNKRKYNPTHYREPKFYTKLFKECHMNDDAGNSYELSLVSCKCVGAYVRSKKNQNQICWLWQKVSSDNDRGFQRFLDNVQYKSSGILRYERVFGQGFVSTGGLETTKEFVDKLDLKPGQKVLDVGCGIGGGDFYMAENFDVDVVGIDLSVNMISFALEHAIGLKCSVEFEVADCTKKEYPDKTFDVIYSRDTILHIQDKPALFRTFYKWLKPGGKILITDYCRSPKTPSPDFANYIKQRGYDLHDVQTYGQMLKDAGFEEVIAEDRTDQFVKVLKRELDAVEKEKDEFIRDFSKEDYEDIVGGWNSKLLRSSSGEQKWGLFIAKRN